The Ciona intestinalis unplaced genomic scaffold, KH HT000068.2, whole genome shotgun sequence genome contains a region encoding:
- the LOC100176212 gene encoding transmembrane protein 164 produces the protein MLDWLYSGVDFTLDGNGGTECAQYLSLQHRVYETILVVFVSVVEIIVAIKYIRNKPLHKQVKDNFYALNVAKTESNGTAQKHVVVLQPRAALKSFLLVALCLAFGIEIGYKFATNQIIYLLNPCHVLTASMIFLLAVDENRKSPFVQAVFRVQLHLLSGPLLAILLPVVNTRHLSCEIESYWLHHCLLYLVPIYLISLGGSYSCEPLTDLWWPVLSVGVGFLYHFTFLQGLALTTKVNLNNMLCPAVSDPFRGSSYRMWAFAHQHFLIAIHGKLYHAFSWLVISSCRNCHSFCCTVLHKNHHDATTNNIKKID, from the exons ATGCTTGACTggttatatagtggggtagaTTTTACCCTGGATGGAAACGGTGGAACGGAGTGTGCTCAATACTTGAGCCTCCAGCATAGGGTATACGAAACCATTTTAGTTGTATTTGTATCAGTTGTTGAGATTATtgttgcaataaaatacaTCCGAAACAAGCCACTCCACAAGCAAGTAAAGGATAACTTCTATGCGCTAAATGTTGCAAAGACAGAGAGTAACGGTACAGCACAAAAGCATGTTGTTGTATTACAGCCAAG GGCagctttaaaaagttttctcCTCGTGGCACTGTGTCTTGCGTTTGGAATTGAAATCGGTTACAAGTTCGCAACAAACCAGATAATCTACCTCTTAAACCCATGCCATGTATTAACTGCTTCCATG ATATTTCTGCTAGCTGTAGACGAAAACAGGAAATCTCCATTTGTTCAAGCTGTATTCAG aGTCCAACTTCACTTACTAAGTGGTCCGTTGTTAGCCATCTTACTCCCTGTTGTGAACACAAGACACCTGTCGTGTGAGATTGAATCTTACTGGCTACACCATTGTTTGCTTTATCTGGTTCCCATATATTTGATATCACTGGGAGGTTCATATTCATGTGAACCACTGACAGACTTGTGGTGGCCTGTGTTAAGCGTTGGGGTCGGGTTTCTATACCATTTTACTTTTCTTCAAGGTCTAGCATTG ACAACAAAAGTGAATCTGAACAACATGCTGTGCCCAGCAGTTTCTGACCCTTTTAGGGGTTCCAGTTATCGCATGTGGGCGTTCGCACACCAGCATTTCCTAATTGCAATACATGGCAAACTTTATCACGCATTTTCTTGGCTGGTCATATCATCCTGTCGAAACTGCCATAGTTTTTGTTGTACAGTTTTACATAAAAACCACCATGACGCAACAACCAACAACATAAAGAAAATTGATTAG